The following is a genomic window from Nicotiana tabacum cultivar K326 chromosome 3, ASM71507v2, whole genome shotgun sequence.
gctgactTTGTTGGAGAAGCGAGGGATTTTACAGatgctccccatcagaatgcttacaaacatcttaagggtttcgtggatacctgtAGGGGGAGCAAGAAAAAAAATGTGttagaggatgcacttcggttgagattattccctttttcacttagagggaaagtcTTGGCTTGGCTTGGAAGGCCTcctaaccattccatcactacatgggatgagttggagGATAAATTCATTGTAAAGTTTTTCTCGTCGGGCCATATGGCGACCTTGAGGGATGAaatcttagctttcaagcaggagcccaatGAACCACTGCATGAGACATGGGAGAGATACCAGACCATGGTAAAAGAATACCCAAATAATGATTtgactgaggcaatgatacaacaTACATTCTACTGGGGCATTAACATAACAAAttagtgcatagtgaaccaactcgTTGGGGGCAATTTCATGAACACTCCGTATGATGAGGCTAATGCAATAttggatgagatggctgacacggcctccgcttggcaaagtagagccaatgcgCCATAGTGTGACCCCACAGTCATTCATttgcacaaagagctccatgatcaTGGGCAGTCAATAGCATAactaacaacaacaatgaaccagctagcaaaaGCACAATTACAGCAGGTTCAAATTTTACGACAAGTAAATGCtgtggagggtgtcaacatgttagtaaacaaaagaagacaaagagttTAACAGAACTAAGGGAGTTCGGATAAATATGACCAAAATAGTGGTGGGTTccaagatgatgggtatgatgagtagaatgaagaagtgcaatacgtgaacaattatcagggccaaaggggcaattcttccaaccaacaacaatggagaccacaaggcaattggggaaataaataacaacaagGGAATAttaattgggggaacaataacAAAAATTCAAATTGGGGCAACCATAACAGTAATCAGAACAATCAGGCTTATTAGAGCGACAACAACAACATTTggggtggaaacaacaatcagggtAGTTAGAACAATAACAACTAAGGAAATCGGGAGTAAGTCTTTCAAAgacccccaatgtatcaacaaccgaacaatccacccccatttccatcccaaggtcctacttcttccaaaaatgaaatggAGAGAatcgaaatgatgtttgaacagatgatgaaaaagaatgctgaCTCTGATGCCAAATTAGtatcccacaatacttcaatcagaaacttggaggttcaattaggcaaaatctcacaatccttgaatactcgccctaagggggctctacctagtgatacggtactcaacccgaagggtgggaacaattccGGGCATGTAATGGCgataactacaagaagtggacgaggcggtgatgtgaatgcctccaaacaaaaagaacttttgagtgatgaagttgagtttcAAGAGGATGAGATCCCTTTGGTAGTTgagaatgtgattgatgagaacgtgaatgaggaagtgaggattgatatctaAGATTCCGAGGTGAAAACTcagaatgatgtgaacccgtctagggaatacATAATAAACATGCCGAaaatggttgtgcctaaagccaaagCCCCTtttccaaggccacctccaccttatcctcaaaggcttgcgaagcagaaaaatgagaaccagtttaagaaatttattgacatgatgaagagcttatcaatTAATGTGCCGTTGGTGgaagctctagaacaaatgccggGGTACACTatgttcatgaaagacttggtgacaaaacaaaaatccatggattgtgagactatcaagatgaccTACCAGGTTAGTGCAATAGTACACTCGATGGCTCCGAAGCTAGAAAATCCCGGCGCTTTCACCATTCCCTGCACCATTGGGAGTGAAAACTTTacaaaagctctatgtgatttgggggcaagtatcaacttgatgccttacTCCGTTTTCAAGACTTTTGGTATTAGGAAACCTAGGGCTACTtcaatgaggttgcaaatggcagaTAAAACTATAAAGAGGCCACTTGTTATTGTAGATGATGTCCTTGTTTGGGTGGACAAGTTCATtttgccagctgattttgtgatcttggattgtgaggtagattatgaggaTCCGATCATATTGAGAAGACCTTTACTTGCAACTGGGAAGgtcttagttgatgtggaagcaggggaaatCCCCTTCcaggtgggtgatgagaaagtggtcttttatgtgtgcaagtcaatgaagcagcccaatagtTCTAAAGTGTGCTCTTTTGCGGATCTTGTCACgatagtgatagttgatgatactagtgtaatgatcaatgtggaggaccctctagaggcggtattgttgaatcttgatgtaaatgaggatgaaggcctggtggagtgtgtcaatgctttaTATGGAAtgagctcttactcttatgagcctcagaaactctctttggatcttaagAATATGAAGATACCAcaaacaaagccctcaatcgaggaaccccccgtgttggagttgaagccgttacctccacaccttaggtatgaattcttaggccctagttcaactttgttagttattctttcctcttgtgtTACTAACATGAAGgtagatgccacattggcggtgctccaaaaatggaagaaagcaACTGGATGGATTTAGCTAATATTCaggggataagccccgccttttgtatgcacaagattattcttgaagatgtcgaggttgtgtaccccatctctgatagctcttggactttgcTGATGCAATGTATGTTGAAGAAtggtggtatgaccgtggttacCAATGCACAAAATGTATTGATTCCTACCAGGACTATCACCagatggagggtgtgcatggattaCCACAAGTTGAaaaaagtgacccgcaaggatcactttatattgccttttcttgatcagatgctagacagacttgctgggcgtgccttctaccaTTTGTtagatgggtattctgggtacaaccaaattttgattgcttcggaagatcaggagaagaccaccttcacttgtctGTATGGTACCTTTGCTTTttctagaatgccatttggattgtgtaatgcaccggctacattttaGCGGTGTATGACGGCCATATTTACCAACATGGtagaggacattttggaggtgtttatggacgacttcagtgttgtgggtgactcgtttgatgaatgtttgaaaaatcttgatagagtgttggcccattgtgaagaaaccaaccttgtgcttaattgggagaaatgccacttcatggttgaggagggcatagtctttggccataaaatttcaaagcacggtatagaggtggacaaagctaaaatttaaatgatttcaaggctccctccccctacttcagtcaagggagttagaagttttcttgggtatgcggggttctaccggagatttatcaacaacttttcgaaggtagtgaatcccttgtgcaagttattggaaaaatatgccaagttcgtgttcaaTGAGGGATGTGTGCAAGCCTtcgaacttctcaagcacaagttgaccaccactcctattattatcTCACCCAATTGGAGCATGCCTTTTGATCTTATGTGTGACGCGAGTGATATTGAGGTTGGGGTGGTCTTGGGTCATAGAGTgaataaaatatttcatccggtgtattatgcgagcaagacaatgaatgatgctcaagtgaattacacggtgactgaaaaagagttgttggctattgtgttcgcaatggagaaattttggcCACATCTCAGGGGcgccaaggtcatagttcataccgatcatgcTGCACTCcgatacttgatgacgaagaaggattccaaagctaggctgatgcgatgggtcttgttacttcaagagttttaTTTGGAGATTGTGGGCCGGAAAGGGTGTGAAAACTAAGTGGCGGACCATTTTTCccacttggaggaggaagggaggcctcgtgatggcctagagatcaatgattcatttttcgatgagcaactcctttctgtgtcggtgaatggtatgccatggtttgcggatggTTCTAATTTTCTTGTGACTGATATTGTCCCATGTGAGCTTTTTTCTAACTAAAGGAAGAAGCATAAAtgggatagtttggacttctattgggatgagccatacttgtttaaaATCTGCACTGACGATGTGATCCGAATGTATGTCCTGGAGGTatagcaattgagtatcttagaggcttgtcattcctccccctatggtggtcatcatggtgtgGCGAGGACCGCTTCGaaggttcttagttgtgggttttactggccaactttgtacaaggatgcaagtgaacttgtgaagagatgcgatgaatgtcaaagagcgggtggaatttcaaagaaggatgagatgccTCACAACACTATtctcgaagttgatatttttgatgtgtggggcattgatttcatgggcccgtttgttagttCATATGGCAACACAAACATTCTAATGGCaattgactatgtttcaaagtgggttgaggccgtggctttacccaataatgaggccggagtgttgttgcatttctcaagaagagtattttcactaggtttggcactcctcgagcaatcataagtgattgggagtctcatttttgcaatagagtttttgacactttgcttgcaaagtatggtgtcaatcacaaagtttctactccttatcatcctcaggggagtggccaagttgaagtctcaaatagggaaatcaagagtatattgtcaaagacggtcaatgcaaataggaccgattggtcaaagaaattggatgatgctctatgggcttacaAGACTGCTTagaagactccgattggtatgtctccgtaccggttggtgtttgggaaatctTGCCATCTAtcagttgagttagagcacaaggccatgtgggctttgaggaagctaaatcttgaatgggatgtggtagcaaatcttcgtgtggagcagcttaatgaacttgatgaattccgatttcatgcctactccagtgcgtccttgtataaggacaagatgaagtaccttcatgataagtatgctcgtggcaaggagttcaattgtgggtgatttggttctcttgttaaATTCTCAGTTACGTCtgttccgggaaagcttaagtcgaaatggagtggaTCTTTTGAAGTTGTGCTTGTGACTCTGTTTGGTGCAGTTGACttgaaaaaacaaaaatgggGAGGTCTTTAAAGTTAATGGGCACAGAGTAAAGCACTACcttggcaagattgatgacagccacgtggtggcactgatttatctaaagtgatttgatgataacttgcgtcgtgccacgatgttaaatcagacgcttcatgggaggcaacccatgtgtctttctttttgtttttctttgattttctttttagtgTAGGATTTGATACTGGACTAgctggttgtgagatgtgtgtaaggttgttttgatgcagtgcaggaccaaATTGAAAAAATGTTGCACTCTCTGAAGCTTGGACCATTGCCGCATTGCATTTTTGCGGCCGCAATGGCCTTATTGTGGGACCAAAATTTTATTGCGGTCCGCAGTGTTGAATGGTAAAAAGTGGAGGTTCTCTGAAGTTGTCACTGTGGCCACAATgaattttatgcggtccgcggtgccctacCGCGGCCGTGGagcatttcttgcggtccgcggtgacaTCCTTGCCAGTGATTCTTGTGGTTCAGTACCGCAATCCGCGGTGCATTTTTTGCGGACCGCGGTGGGTAGGTAACGTGGGTCCCAagtcctttttctataaataggatcTCAGGCATCCATTTACACTTTTCGCTCATTTGCTCTCTAAATAGAAAAAGTATTGTTCCTCATGCCCTAAGTGCAAAAATTCAAACACTGATTATCAAGCATCTATATTGCATCTTATCTCTGGTACTTCAAATCTTTCCTTagtctttaattttgttttacgTTCTTTTAATTCGTTAGTTCGTACTTCTTTTTCTTCccctttctttcaatttttagcTTAGGGTTGCATAATGTTGTTTAGAATAGGGTTAATTAGTAAAAATAATGATTGACCACCTAGAGGGTTGATAATATGTGGATTAAGgctaaaaatgagaaattttTTGAAACCCTAGGTTGGTGTTGCTGAGTATGGCTTACCGCGCCCGCGGTGGATTTTTCGCTGTCCGCGATGCCTCTCCACGGCCGCGATAATTTTTACGCAGTTCGCGGTGGTAAACTTCAGAGGGGTCAAATTTTAAGGACCGCGGCCGCGGTTGATTTTTTGCGGACCTCGGTGCCTTATCGCAGCCGCACATCATCTCTTGCGATTTGCGGTGCCCTGAATCAGAGAATGGGTATTCTGAACCCCACTCTTCGGTGGTCCACGATGCTAATTTATGCGGTCTGTGGTGGTACCTTTGTGGCCACAAtgctttttatgcggtccgtagtCATCTGTTTTCATGAATATTCTTCACGGTTTCTTCTGGTACTGTGATAATAACAAGCTTTAACTGAACTCCATTTGTAGACATTAGTTCAATCAAGAGGAGGTGGTGAAAACAGAAAAGtaaaggagagtcctcccggggtaggggacgaggaaTGATCAAATTACCCCCCAAGTCCGGGAAGCAATTGGAGATACAAGAAAGCAAATCAAGGCTGCAAATAGAGTTGTTTTCCATTCAGAGGGAAGTGAGTATGTACCCTCCCGGGAGGCATCTGAGTCAGATTCAGTGCCGAAATATGTACCTGACTTCCCGGGGAGGCATGGATTGACAGATTTGCCCACACCCCTGGGCTCTCATACTGCTCAAGCTTCAATTCAAATTTCTTCTTAGTCATCTGAGGGCTTAGCAAAGAGCAGTGATAGTTGAGCATCTACTTCAACACCCGGGAGGGATCCCATTGCTGAAAAAGAAGGGGGAGAACTCCAAACCGGGGGGTGGGGTGGAGAGAACTAGAAACCAGAGGCTTGGTAGGATAGATTTATTAGTGAGATAGCATACCACAAGTTCCGAGAGTGGTGGCCTCAGAGGAAATTGATTCTTGAGCGACAATTAATTGAGAAGGACCTTCTGTCTCACAATCCTAATGTGAAGAGGCAATTCAGAGAGAGACCGGGCTGGGAATATTTTACAAGAAAAGTCGAGGTAGAAAATGAGAACTTAGTCAATGAGTTCTATACTAATGCTGCCCACTTCAAAAAGGGCACTAAAGTGACAACGGTGCAGAATTTAACAGTGAAGTTTGATGGGGAGACAATCAATGACTACCTGGGCTTTCCGGAGGAAGATGAATCCCTATACTTAGAAAAGGTAGCATTGGATGAGGTAGACCATCTGTGGTTGGCCGAATACCTGGAACTCCTGGGCACCACCCCAATAGCTCATCCAAACGTCTACCTCATCCAATGCTACCTTCGAGGCGAAGGAGTAGACTACTCATACTGCTAATTATCCCTATAATGAGGTAAACGTCTCCTACTCCTTCGCCTCGAAGTCTAAGAAAAGCTTTAAACTTCGAGGCGAAGGAGTAGGAGACGTTTGTATGCAGCAGACtggaccccactactcatgaGAACTCTATGCCTATCTCCCGAGAAATATTGGTAGCTTCTATCACGGTGGGGTACCCAATCAACATCAGGAATGTTATGTCGAGGGTGATCACACGGGTGGTCAATGAAGATTATAGATCATACCCCTTCCCAAATTTCCTGATAATGTATTTTGAGGACCAGGATGTGGAGAAAAGGAAGTTTGATGTGAAGGTGAAACCAAAGATGACTTTTTTCCTGGTATAGCCTAAAGGTGATACGACAATCCAAACGCCAAATATCCTAAAGGAAAAGCCCCtacttctactggccagtctgaagagccagtagtagtagtccCTTCTGCTCAGCCGCCCTCAGCTACACCAGATATTGCCCTAGGACCCTCTACTTCCACCGCTCCAGATATTCTCTCGTCCACAGCCTACCGTTTGACTGCCCACCATTTGAGCCAAACCCTTGCTAGTATTAACAATTGGATGCAGGCAactacttctaagttgtctgtGCTTTCTAGCTCGGTGGCAGCCTAGTCCGCACCCCCACAGCCACAGGTTCCAACTTTAGTGGAAgagactctcaaggagcttctggacaaccagaagaagctcctggagaaccagCAGTTGATATTGGAGGCTGTAGGTACTCATGGGAAAGCATTGAAGGAGCtgacaaaggaaacaaagaagttgagaaagactcgagcatcaaaggagtctgtgaaggaggTGAGGGTAAAAATCGAGAAGATTAAGGTTGCTGACCATCTGCTATTGGACCTACTGTTGCATGAGCAACCTCCAGCAGTTCAGATTGATCCAGAGCAGGAGCAGGAGATAGAGAGGGCATCGAAGAGGGGGAGAATGATCCCACAGACAGATGATTTAGtgatagagttggaggacccgcagggaggttcctctagccagcctcAGGCCTCAAAGCAGCTTCAGGTCCCAGAGCAGTCACATGACCCAGGGACCCAGGCTCATGATCTCATGCATACGGAGGACTAATAGGGAGTttctctttactctctatctTATTCTTGAgctatttttggttagttagcattgaggacaatgctagctttaaTTTGAGGAGGTATCCCTATTTTGATGATGTTGGATTGTAAATATGAtactattttcatttttattatgctctttcacttttggtatgaatataattttactagtttatttcacttttcgtattttgcaactttggtctgtatataaagttactttctgatgtatatattcatacTCTCTTATGTATATTCGTTTACTTTTCGCATTTTCTTTCATAGGTTTTTACTTCAttttcgtagcttcttattttgaattttgcattcaataagcctttggccttcttaatgccacggttttTTCCAAAGGTGTAATTTTTGTGAACCaagtggctcttcccgatgatggatggcatgccAACCGTCTTAAGAGTTTtgagtcttttttatttttgtttttgtgtaaatagtagctaatGAGTAatagtgcctcaagcaaagcttcacttgggcctaacacatttgcctttgatcttatggttagaaacaaattGGTGCGTATAAGATGGTGAcggttgtgaccttgagactcttgtgttggctgataatcatcaagtggttttttgagaccatttgtgttgctcaaatcttagctatggttgttgtgggccccgactctgtctctttagcaatcctatagcttgtgtggtaagaatttgaattgcaagtctaAGTCCCgtgccattagtctagaacttgctctgAATGCTTGTCTAGGCAAAATCTTAAGTGTAGTTtaacttgagaagtgattataggctctcctttatccgaatgatatcttgaaaacatccataacctaccaatgataatatccctagtcaacccttttgagccatagccatttttctttcaaacgccatgatacaagcctttacccattcttAAAAGACCCTCTCTGGTACTCGAtttttccttagcacaaggcaaaagcacaggttttgggggagagacgaggaatgcaacaaagtggtaaaaggtacaaaatgaagaaagggaaagacacaaagaaaaagaaagaaaatcaaaaagtcaaaaagaatgaaCAATGTACAAGAaataaagggattcaataaaagtaaagagataaaAGGCGTGGAAATTTTAGAAAtgagaaaaaggtttgaaatgaacaagaaaaagtgagagtgtgtctctctaacccctaagaaagaagtaaatgactcaaaaagtcaagaaaatgtgtgccaaaatgaagaaaatgaagtgcttaagggatgATGGAACCTACatagaccaaatatttcctaccctgaaccaaaagacttccctatatctccacaaaatccctatatgatcttgagttgaatgaagcttacgttagtggtgacttacataaggggcaaacttatggtacttagagccggacttatgacctttctttgagagagatgagtgtgttttccacaatcctcgttctgagtgctacaacctaaaagtgaggtttgcgtatggagagttgaggagtatgagtttgggttccacaatgaccaaagtagtagaaagagtttcctttatgaattgagtcaactcttgatgcttttgtgtcgcactaaaacTATGGTGCTTAAAaggttgaatgttgttaatgattcatttgaattgagggcaattgttagtcccaattgatgctaggtgaggtcactttaggtgagctgaattttcttggttgTATTCTTAAAGAGGTGAGacttactttgtttgcttgaggaaaagcaaaagcttaagtttgggggagttgataactagggattttagtctattttatactcctttttgcttgagttttggactaaaaatatatacaagtaATCCTGAAAGcttacatgttgtgcttgtttgcagtgtttggtcaaaaagtgaCAAGGAAGTCAAaactagctcaaaaaggagtgaaacctgctcacgTACCAAGAATAAGTCAAAGCACTGCTACAACAGTAAATCCACCACAACAGTAGTACCCCCACTATGACCGCAGTGCATTTCTTGTGGTCTGCGGTGAGAAATATCATAGAGATACAATTTTGGAAAATCAAGCATTGCCGTCTGCGGTAGATTCTTCGTGGCCGCAGTAGCCTCATCGTGGCCGCAATCCATTTAATGTGGTCCGCGGAGAGGGGATTCAAAGAGCTgggagtttggaagttggaagccATTGCGGTCCACAGTGAAGCCACTGTGACCGTGGTGGTCCGCGGTGGCCAGATTTAGAGACTTATAAAtgaagccaaaaagcctcacatgGCTGCGGTGCATTTTTCGTGGTCCGCGGTACCTCtatcaggggtatttttgtccagaaaatttggccttgcataaatacttctttttcccatttttagggtatctttatCTCAGCAGAGCACATGAACGGCGGTTTTAGTCCAGTTTGAGTAATTTATAGCTAGattaacattgaatcttcaatcTTAGACTGTAATCATattatatgggttattcttcatctaaatatctaatttcttccattattatgagtagctagacccattagctaggcttgtggctcaaccctagtgtaggTATTTGATGATCTTttgttttaaggcttagatgttcaTAGGTAGTTGACatttggactaatttgtgtttttcatgttaaattagtggttgcaaacactagtttgtgcctttttgacttgggtttttttgagaaagagagattaagtataggaaaatcagtccaataaggaattggggtatattcaagaaattgatagtcccaattgaagggttaaacctagagatagtaatacccgacttgagcctatattgcttgcacaattttgacacacaattggtcttgagaaagtcaattagggcagagtcactcaagctaccgagaggtacaGAGTGAGTAGTTCCGTGCATTGGATATATCGCAATCTCCAACATAacaactttgccttaggctttagatcccgtcaaatattcacctaggagaaagccACTTCCCTTGTGCCTCTTTaaccatttagaaaaccttacaagcattcCTACTTAGTTTAATTTCGCATCTcattagcataaaattagaagtaacaaacaaacaaatatgattggaagtgtaattaagagcactacgaACTGCTAGTTCACAtaggaatccaaatcccaaacattctagctccctgtggattcgatcccgaccttctcagGTAAAAGATGCATCGACCGCTCTTACCACTTTATAGTGGTATATGGTTGGACCCGATCAATCGCGGGcagggagagggagagagagcTTGAGAGATACGAGTATTTGGATCTTAGGGAGTTTCTATGTTTTAATTTGTGGTGGGGATAGGTATGGGTTATAATGTGGATTATAATGTGAGGATAGAttggtatatggatcaggtttTATGTGTATGGGTATTAAcccaataaaaataaaacaaaacaaaaacaaaaattaaaaaatttaatatttaccTGTCTCCAACGCAGCGCCCCACGCTTGGACTAATGTTGGGGGTTTCAAAAATTATGTAAACTGCGCCCCAGACAGCATAGGGTACTGGCCTGGGTGCTGGTTCACCGAATTCTTTTTTGAATGAATGAATGAAATCCCTGACCCCTCCCCCCAAGCACTTTATATATCCAATTTACATGTCCCACACCATTCTACCTATAGTTTCTATGtctacaaagaaaataaaaactctAGTCTActctaactaattttttttaagaaactaaactatgaaagcaataaaaattgagttgcctcccaacaagcgcctgatttaatatcGCAGCACGACGCAGGGCCTCGCTCACTCATCAGCGAGTACTACCTTGGACTTCTCACGATTAAGTGAGTACTACCTTGGACTTCTCACGATCAGTGATTCCTTACCAATAGTTCTTGACCCTTTGCCCATTTACTTAAAatattctttcaccatttaaaGCGCGCAACTCAATTACACCATAAGAAGTGACTCTTACCACCTCAAATCGACCTGACCACCTCGAATTTAACTTCCCAGGAAATAGGTTGAGCCTAGAATTGAACAATAGTACCTGTTGGCTTGGTTCGAAGTGACGTGGCTTGATACGCTTGTCATGCCATCTTTTTGTCTTCTCTTTGTaaagcttagcattttcataaaAGTGCATCATGAACTCATCTAACTCATTCAATTGCAAGGCCTCTTCTCGCCTGCGGCTTCAAATTCCATATTCAACTTTTAATGGCCCAATACACCTTTTGTTCAAGTTCAACATGAAAGTGACATTccttcccataaacaagattatACGGCGACGCCCCAATTGGTGTTTTGTATGCAATTTTATAAGCCCACAAGGCATCATCTAACTTTGCATCCCAATCCTTCCTATACACACTAACTGTCTTCTCTAATATTTGCTTTATTTGTCTGTTGGacacctcaacttgtccactagttTGTGGATGATATGTCGTAGCAACTCTGTAGCTGACCCCATATTTAGCTAGAAGATTATTTAACAGCCAATTGCAAAAATGTGTCCCTTCATCACTAGTCAAGGCGTGTGGTGTCCCAAAACTCGAGAatatgttctttttcaaaaatgcagCTACCACTTTGGCATAATTTGTTGGCAATGAGATCACCTCTACCTATTGTGACATGCAGTCAACTGCTAGAAAGGTATATTTGTTTCCTCTGGACAATGAGAACggtcccataaagtctatcccccaCACATAAAAAATCTTTACCTCCAGGATGTTATTTAAAGGCATCTAATGACTTTTCGTGATTGTCCA
Proteins encoded in this region:
- the LOC142176671 gene encoding uncharacterized protein LOC142176671 produces the protein MAPKLENPGAFTIPCTIGSENFTKALCDLGASINLMPYSVFKTFGIRKPRATSMRLQMADKTIKRPLVIVDDVLVWVDKFILPADFVILDCEVDYEDPIILRRPLLATGKVLVDVEAGEIPFQVDATLAVLQKWKKATGWI